One genomic window of Providencia hangzhouensis includes the following:
- a CDS encoding Hcp family type VI secretion system effector encodes MPTPCYISIEGKTQGNITAGAFTADSVGNIYVQGHEDQMLVQEFSHVVTVPTDPQSGQPSGQRAHKPFRFTVALNKAVPLLYNALASGEMLPKVELKWYRTSVEGKQEHFFTTTLTDATIVNIDCQMPHCQDPAKADFTQLIEVSLSYRKIDWEHTVAGTSGADDWRAPLEA; translated from the coding sequence ATGCCAACTCCATGTTATATTTCCATTGAAGGAAAAACCCAAGGTAACATCACTGCCGGTGCATTTACGGCGGATTCTGTGGGTAACATCTATGTACAAGGTCATGAAGACCAAATGTTAGTGCAAGAGTTTTCTCACGTTGTGACTGTACCGACAGACCCACAATCCGGCCAGCCTTCAGGCCAGCGTGCACATAAACCCTTCCGTTTTACCGTGGCGTTAAACAAAGCGGTTCCGCTGCTGTATAACGCATTAGCGTCTGGCGAAATGCTGCCGAAAGTGGAACTCAAATGGTACCGCACCTCAGTTGAAGGGAAGCAAGAGCATTTCTTCACCACCACATTAACGGATGCGACTATCGTGAATATCGATTGCCAAATGCCGCATTGCCAAGACCCCGCGAAAGCGGATTTCACGCAGTTAATCGAAGTCTCTCTGTCTTACCGTAAAATCGATTGGGAACACACCGTTGCAGGCACATCCGGTGCCGATGACTGGCGTGCGCCGCTCGAAGCGTAA
- a CDS encoding sugar phosphatase, translating into MKLKAKGFLFDLDGTLADSLAVVERCWCTFGERIGKSADEVISYIHGKPAMTSLRHFLPEASDEEIMEYFHWLEKMESEDVEGVVALPGAIALLTRLNEIGAPWAIVTSGTVPIAHGRQQAAGLPEPKHWVTFEKVSKGKPDPEPFLLGAQALSFPAKSCIAFEDAQAGIHSALTAGCQVVAVHAPEGMPRRDEIQVIVSSLEQISVMGPDNNGDYELFVSNLT; encoded by the coding sequence GTGAAATTAAAGGCAAAAGGGTTTCTATTTGATTTAGACGGTACGTTAGCGGATTCACTCGCAGTCGTTGAACGTTGCTGGTGCACATTTGGTGAGCGTATTGGTAAAAGTGCGGACGAAGTTATTAGCTATATTCATGGTAAACCCGCAATGACCAGTTTGCGCCATTTTTTACCCGAGGCGAGTGATGAAGAAATTATGGAATACTTCCATTGGCTAGAAAAAATGGAAAGCGAAGATGTGGAGGGCGTTGTTGCTCTACCTGGCGCTATTGCTTTGCTGACGCGTTTAAATGAAATTGGCGCACCGTGGGCAATTGTCACCTCTGGTACTGTACCAATTGCTCATGGGCGTCAACAAGCGGCAGGGTTACCAGAGCCTAAACATTGGGTAACATTTGAAAAAGTGTCCAAAGGTAAGCCTGACCCAGAGCCGTTTTTACTTGGTGCCCAAGCACTTTCTTTTCCTGCAAAATCCTGTATTGCCTTTGAAGATGCACAGGCAGGCATCCATTCAGCATTAACAGCCGGTTGCCAAGTGGTGGCAGTCCATGCACCAGAAGGGATGCCTCGTCGTGATGAAATTCAAGTAATTGTGAGTTCATTGGAACAAATTTCCGTTATGGGACCTGACAATAATGGTGATTATGAACTTTTCGTGTCTAATTTGACTTAA